GCAGAACTTACCCAAATTCCCACCAcgatcacaaaaacaaaatatatgacAATAACAACGATGTCAGGAATCTCCAAGGCAAAAATCTTCTCCGAATCAGGGGCGGAGGTGCCCAGGGTGGCTTCTGTTCCTACGCTCATGATAGCTATGTGTGAATGAGCCCTGCCAAAACACTACTAGTGTGAACTTTGAGGCCAGCTCTCCTTCTAGCTGTAATTATTAACACGCTGAAATGCTGGTAATAATTCCCAACACAGATATTGTGAAATGCACATACAAGGAACAAACAGGAGATTCAGCAGTCTTGACAAAACTACACAATTGCAGATGATGGCTACCAAGTGAATAAAAATCACACCCACCTTGAAGATGTTATAGTTTACCtctgattgtattttgttttttttatttccttactGACAGACAACTAATGTTATTCAATTCTGAGAACTTCaatgatttttatatttattatgtttttaacaggaagatttttttttcaaaatcgaCACTTAAAATATTACCATCAAAGTACAGAGGAACTTGTAAAAGGGCCATCAAAGAACATTTTGTCCCGTCAAAGAGCACAAAACCCATGTTGACATTACCTGTAATTCATAGATCACTTCACATACATATTCTGCTTGCTTACTAATTAAAAGAACTACACAATATTTCCCATATAATGTCAATGATCACCATAAAAACGGTACTGAGGATGAGGGAATTTCCAAAGTGATAAAAACAAAAGAGGaatgtgaaaaaagaaaacaggtagGTTTATTTAGGGAGGATAAAGTAATGTGCATTTGTTAATTCTGCATGGATAATGCATCAAAGTCATTTAATTTCTGATGGTCTGTTGTCCTGGTAGGGTAGAAAAGAGAAATACATGTATATGGTCTAAAAGAGTGATAATGCTGTGAACATATGCAGTGAGACTGGTGTATGTCTGGAGGCAAAGTTTTACTTTGGTTCCGTGATCTATTGTGAGAAAAagttaacatttacaaaaatgtatccACAGATGTACATCAGTGCAACTTTGGGGTTCAAAAAGTTGTTACCcatttgaaaatgtgttaatGTAATAAGTggttaatattaatttaaatatattattaacaGTACCATATAATCCTGCAAATAGTTGCATAGCCTAATACTTGGGTACATGTGCCTGTTTGAGTATAAGCGCCCTTATAGCTAAAGATCAATGTAAATACAAAGTGTGGGGGCTTCGATGTTTataaatatgctttactgtacacTAGCACGATACCTTgtgacaaaaaacatttttaaatcggATTATGAGTTTGTGCTTTTCATCTCTTTCCTAAAATAATCCTACACCCAGGCCTATGTGCTGATCTTGCATATAAGTGCCCTCCCACAATTACAATTACATGATTATACTGTGTGTACATTATCAAGTTATCAGAGCAACATTTCTGTAGCTTCTAATTTACTGCCTCTCAGTAAAGGAGGAAtctgaaaatgttacatttagGTTTCACTTCCTACTTACTACAAACCAACAAATGCATCATCAGTGTTGTTTGCACCTTTGACCTGAAGTCAACTCAATTTTTAGTGACAAGCATTGCTCCACAGAAAAACCAActacaaattaatttatttttaactcaAACCAAGAATTAAAAGGGGTCATCAGCATCAGAAAATTGAAAAACACTGCTTATATATAAATGACGCAAGTGGCACTTGCTACAAATATAGGAAGACTTCGACAGCACTGAAATTAAGATAATTTAATAACTTTCAACCAGCAGTTGCGTACAGCTTGAAGTGGTCCCTATGCTGCTCAAACAGTTCATTACTACTTCTTCTTCCAGAACTTGCTGTAATCGTCTACTCTGAAGTCATCCTCAAACTCATCCTGCCCTCGTTTGGCTGCCCCCCTCTTCGGATCTCTCTTGCGCAGTCTGGCTTTCCTCTCCGCCTCCGACAGCGTGGAGATATCCACTGGCATCTGAGAAGCAcaagtacaataaaaatacagataACAGCAAAAAAGTGATTGTGTTTGACAATTGGTGCCATCAGTGAAAGAATAGTCATTTGAATAACCAAAgtcaatttataaaaaaatagataaaaagtTCTAACAAACATTgatatttcaatattattatattCTTCTGAACAGTATTTTTTGTACCTGGTGTAAGGGTAAACCCTCAATTGTCAAACTAGTTTAACAAGCACCACTACATGCATTCTCAATTGAATCAATTCCAGTCGGGTCTATTCTCACTGATGGATTTGTATTACCTACCAACAACCAGGTCACTTAAAGGGGCAACAGTACAGTAATTAACAAATAGTAATACAGGTAAGTGACTCTTAAAAGGGGCAACAGAAAGATGTGGTTGTTACGCTAGTTAGGGAGGTAACCTGATAACTTGTATTCAACCACAACCCATTGGTATCTCACAACTGTTTTCTCGGTTTCAAAAAAAGTGGACTTAAACAGTTGCACAGATGACTTCCAATTTTCAAAAGCCCACTGAAGAGTCATCCAAAGACTTCCTTACCATCAGAACTCTTCTGGGCTCCTTGTATCTGATGGTGATAGTGGAGCCATCTGGTCTTACCAGAAGGACTGGGTACATTCTCCCATAACTCTGCCTTCCACAGCGCACTATCGACGTTCTGTTGGAATCCTGCTCAACTGAAGTGGTATGGAAGGCACAAGCAGCAGGCAAAAACCTTCTGGTGAGGTCCCTTTGTATAAAACTGGAAGAGAAAATAAATGACACACAATGATAATTGATAGGATACCACGATCAGGGGTCAGGGCTGACGTAAATACTGCATTGGGAACAGCCATTATCTTAATACCATTATGTACAATACGGAGTTCCTCACTTCAGTTATAGAAGTATGACAAACCTACAAAATTACAAATTTAGGTGAGACCGATTTTTTCTGTAATTAATGTAATCAGTGTAATTCAGCTTAGATCTGGCACCTAGTCAGTTTAATAATTCTAAACAAGGGACATTATGTAACCAAGGACTAGTGTGAGTTTTCAAACCTACAACTGTCTGATAGACAGAAGATGTGGGGAAGCTTTAATCTTCATTGGATTATGAGTCATACAATTAATTAACCCATATGCATTCTCCCTGGTCAATTTGCATAAAGTTAGCAGTAGCACAGCATTAAAAAGTTGTTTTTGAGGGCcattacattatacagaattgAAAGATACAGTAATTCTATCGATAAGGTCTGGGTGACATTGAAAAGCCAACGGTTTATCAAATAAagattattgttaaattaaacgGAAAGACGATTGGGATATCGCTATGAAGCTGACGagattatacatatatacatacatacatacatacatacatacacacacatatatatatatatatatatatatatatatatatatatatatatatatatatagttcttcATATAAACAGTACAGTGCCGTTCTTGTTGTAACAGCAAAACATACAAATTCAGTTTACCTGTATATCAATCTCGCAGTTGCTGCTGCTCGCCAGATCCTGGGTGCAGTCATTCTTTCTTGGTCTGACTGTTTTCTACcgtatacaaataaatatttcacTGCAGTTTATTTATGCTTCCTATAAAACACAAACTCTTCTTCCCCACGTTGAAAGAAAATCAATACAGTATCACGCATTCAAATGCGTAAAGGGCTCTTTAAAGAAGGTCATCAACATCACGAACCACACCGGTGCTTAGTTTACATCACTCCGTCCTGCAAACAGCAATCTAGAAGTGCAGAAACTATAGTTCCGAGGGATACACTTCACCACAGTgcctacaaaggtaccacgaaatgttcttGTCAGGATAACTGAGGAAGTGAACACACATGTGTATGTTATAATTTCTGTATCCTATTCTGTGTCTTGtgttttacattcttttttaggatactgaaaatatttctttattaaatgaatTTGTTTATCATTTCTTTAATCTTTCTTACAAATCTGCTAACATTGTAAACGACAATTTTGACTTGGGATGCATTGATTTTAGTTAGGTCTAAAGTCTTACAGGCTGGCTTTGGACTGACGCTTTAGCCCAAACTCCTAGAAAAACAATTGTGAAAGATTCTGGATGCTATTTACAATGATTTATTTCATTGAGCAGTCCACACTGGAAGTAAAAAAGACAGCTTAAGAgatgcagctggttggttaatgaaagCGCTGAAGGGGTGGGGCAATGTTatgtcactctccaggtgaaatgaacaAGCCGTTACCCCTTGTTGAGAAGTATAGTTATATATCTTTACACAGACAGTGGTCAGATGGTTAATTATTAGTGGCAAGCCATTGAAAAATCTTCCCTTTATATTCTGCAGCAATAAAATGACACGGTACAAGTATGT
The Acipenser ruthenus chromosome 10, fAciRut3.2 maternal haplotype, whole genome shotgun sequence DNA segment above includes these coding regions:
- the LOC117413809 gene encoding large ribosomal subunit protein mL55, with the translated sequence MTAPRIWRAAATARLIYSFIQRDLTRRFLPAACAFHTTSVEQDSNRTSIVRCGRQSYGRMYPVLLVRPDGSTITIRYKEPRRVLMMPVDISTLSEAERKARLRKRDPKRGAAKRGQDEFEDDFRVDDYSKFWKKK